TAATTAGGTTTGGCTTCTAAAATTTAGAATCTTTTATAGTTCTTAGATTCTAGAAAATGGGAGACATATGAGAAATTTATTGAAGAACACAATTTTAAATTATTGGTTTAGAAATATATTTTCTGCATTTCAATGGATAATTTATTTGATTGTTTATATGAAGAAATCCAGAATGTTTCATTATCTTACTCGTAACTGTTGCTCGTCCTATGTTTTAGGTTGCAGCTTCTATTTAATAATGTTTGTTTGTACTCTGTTAATATCTCTGTATGTTGAGTTGGACTGTAAATTCTGCATCTTTGGATCTTCCTATTTGTGCTTTCATGTAATTAGTTGCACCCAATTGACATTTGAGCATTTTGGTGCTTTTCGAAAGCCCACTAATCGTTTAAGCAATGGAATAATTGTAATGCGTTTTCTTACATGACTGAAACTACAGTTTCCTCAGGTTTTGTCTTCCATGTTTGGCATATAGATGGAACTTCTGAGCTGAAACCAAATTCTTAATGCCTTTTCTCTTTCTGCTTATTTTTGTCGTCATTATTATTGTTTACGTGTGGGGGATAAGTTGAACTGAAGGAAGAAAAACATTTGCAGAAATACAAGTAGCATCCTTTTGGACACCCTATTCAACTCTTAATGCACTGCAAGGAGATAATTTTAAACACATATATTTATGAAATCTAGAGCCAAAGTCAGCCAAAGTAATTTCCCTGCAAATATGCTTCACAATAATAGTCTAATCTATACCCTTCTCTAGCTTATTGATCTTGTGAGGAGTTTACTTATCTCCTACGGCTTGTCTTTTTGTTGAAGCATCTGAGCAACGTTCATTGAATCTGTCCTAAATCATCTATCATTACTTGACCATGGATAAAATTTATTGCTCTTATTTGCTTACTGCATGCTATCTTCGATGTCAAGTCATGCTTTTTCCGCTTCTACTTCATTTGAACTCCTGGCTCTGCTCCATTCTGCTTGACTTGCCCCACTATTACTACTAGATCAAAGATAAAAGATGGTTCTGTGAATAAGTATCTTGACTttgtttgtctttttttttttttttaaagttgagaTCTCCTATCATCTTTCATTAAGGAATCTTCCTGTTTGATTGGCATCAGCACTTGTGAATTCAATGAAAACTATTGCTGCATTTGTTTGGTCAGGTGCTTTCTCAATAatgcaaaaaatatttaaatactgTAGCCACAGAGAATAAGAAAAGGGCATCGAGAAAGTTTTGATTTTGGCAATGTAACGTGCAATATGCATTATAATTGAAACATCTATTTTTGTTCACTTTCACTGTGAATTTCCATGTAACATGAAAAATAAGTGCTACTATTTGGCTTCTGGCATAAACTGCTCTTTTATTTCTTGTGTTTACCTGGGTGAGTTGAAAATAACTATCCTTATCTGattattttcttttcctttcagtTTTCTGTTTCAAAAGAGATTTTGTTTTGGTACTTTGAACTCTTGCTGAAAATGTTGATCCACAGGTGGCTCAAGAGATTGAAACTGAAGCACGGATACAGAATGAATTTGTGTCCGATCTGGTAAATACTCGCTTGACTTGACCCcttaaataattttttgttttatcgaaaagaaaagaaacaaaaacaaaaacaaaaacaaaaagggAACTACAAAACAGATGATGATCCATTGTACAATCAAACTTTGAACTAAGGCATCTGATTCCCTTACCACGAAGTTAAGAAATACCATATTTACTATAACAACTCACTTTTTTGTTTCTTGCTTCAGCAAATGCTAATGAGCAGAGCTCAGGCAGGAGTAAAAAGTGGGATGACAAAGTTGAATCGAACTGTTGCTCAGCAGAGATCGAATCACATTTTGCAAGTGATAATCTTCAGTCTGACATGTTTCTCCATCATCTACTTATGGTCAAAGCACTTCAAGAGATGACAACATTGGCTCCGAGGCTACCTTGTCATTGTGAATGCATATATAGTATTTCTCCACAACTTAATAGATTTTTAGTCCATCGGAGCATTTATTTTAGTTGCTACCATAATGTCATTCGGGACTGAAAGGTTTATTCAATAACCATTTTCTGGGTATATGATGATTAAAGCTTGTCTACTCTAATTGCTTGCTACACGTTCAAGATTCGATAAAGTATTAAGCACTCTTGGTACCAATTTAAGGCGCTGTACTTTTGCTAGACAAGCCAAGAAAAGAAAACACCAAAAATAAGGTTTAATTGGGTATTTTTAGGCACAACAAATGGTGATTATGTTTCCAAACTCATGCAAGTTATGTCCCTATCTGCTAGCCAATAGTTAAATCCTTCGATAAAGGATGTATTTATGGGGTGGTTTGGATTTGGACCAAATCCTAAAAGGTATTATTCGACCTGAAATATTGATGAAATTATCCTATATTCATCTATTTAAGAACATTGTTTAGGTATATCCAAGTGTCACGGGACATGGATTAAAGCCCGTGATTATTGCACGCAAAACGTTCAATAAAGGTGAACTTACTGACCCGATTCATGAAACCTATGAAGAAGCTAATCTACTTAAAGTCATAGTGGCCCATTGAAACACTCTAGTAAAA
This is a stretch of genomic DNA from Gossypium arboreum isolate Shixiya-1 chromosome 11, ASM2569848v2, whole genome shotgun sequence. It encodes these proteins:
- the LOC108452078 gene encoding bet1-like protein At4g14600 is translated as MANPYRSSQGLSARPVGNSDEIQLRIDPVHADLDEEISGLHKQVTQLKHVAQEIETEARIQNEFVSDLQMLMSRAQAGVKSGMTKLNRTVAQQRSNHILQVIIFSLTCFSIIYLWSKHFKR